The genomic region CGACCATCGAGGTCGATCGGCAGGAGCTCGGCGTCGCGGTGCAGCGCGGGCTGGTCGCGTCGGCGCGCTGGCGCGTGACGGCCACGACCGCGGTCAGCGCGGTGCGCTTCGGGCGCGCGACCACCGCGACCGCGGGCGCGCTCACCGCCACCGACGACCGCGCCACCTGGACCGCGGCGATCGCCCCGACGCTGGGGGCGGCGCGACGGTTGGGGGCAGGGGCGTGGCTCGAGCTCGAGCTCGGCGCCACCGCGCTGACGACCGTGCCGGTGTTCGGCGTCACCGGCGCGGTGGGGTTCGTCGAGGTCGGCCGGCCGTGGCGGATCGAGCCGACGGTCGGGCTCCGGGTGCGGGTCGGGGGAGGGTGGTCCGTCGAATGATCTCGGTGGCTTGCGCTGATCGTGCGATCGCCGTGACCCGATCGGGCGGGACCCGCCCTCGATCCCTGGTGCGATGCGGGCGACCACGATTCCGGAGCTGGCGATGACCGCGGTCGACGCCCGCGTCGCCGCCGCGGTCGCGGGCGATCGTCGGGCGCTCGAGTCGCTGGTGACCGAGCTGTTGCCGCGGATCCGCAACCTGGTGCGCTACCTGGTGCGCGGCGACGTCGACGCCGACGATCTGGCGCAGGAGGCGATGGTGGCGATCGTGCGCGGGCTGCCCAGCCATCGCGGCGACGGCGCGTTCACCGCGTGGGCCGATCGGGTCGCGGTGCGCGCGACGTTCACGGGCCTGCGCAAGGCGCGGCGCGCGCGGGCGCAGCTCGACGACGGCGCCGATCTCACCAGCGTGCCGCACCCCGACGGACCGCCGGACGCCTACGCCCAGCGCCGCGCCGCGGTGCGCCTGCTCGACGAGCTGCCCGACGATCAGCGCCACGTGCTGGTGCTGCACCACGTGGTCGGGCTGTCGGTGCCGGACATCGCCAGCGAGCTGTCGCTCCCGTTCGAGACGGTGCGCAGCCGCCTGCGCCTGGGCATGGCGCGGCTGCGCGCGCTGCACGATCCCCCTGCGGTCGGAGGCCGACCATGACCCGACGACGGTTCGAGACCGACGACCCGACCGCCGTGCGCGAGCCGGGCGCCCCGCCCCAGGCGGGCGTGCTGCCGAACCTCGACGACGCGCCGGGGCCGGCGCGGCGCCTGAGCTCGGCCCGGACCGCGCGCATGGTCGATGACATCCTCGCCGCCGCGCTGGCGCCATCGGTCGAGGTCGCGCCGCCGGCGTCGCCGCGCCGCGCGCCGCGTCGGCTGGTGCCGCTGGTGGCTGCGGCGCTGGTGGCCGCCGCGGTGGTGGGCGCCGCCGCGGCGGTGGTGACGACCCGGCTGCTGGCGTCGTCGCCGTCGGCGTCCGCACCCGCCGCCCAACCCGCGCCCCAACCGGCGCCCGCGCCGGTCGACGAGCCCGCGCCGGTCGACGAGCCCGCGCCGGTCGACGAGCCCGCGCCGGTCGCGATCGCGCCGGTCGACGAGCCCGCGCCGCCGCGGCCGCGGCCCCCGGCGATCGATCGGGCGCTGCCCGACGACGCGCCCGCCGCCGACGTGCTGGCGCTGGCCAACCAGCGTCGCAAGGACCACGCCTGGCGCGAGGCCGACGCGCTCTACCGCAAGGTCGCGGCGCGGTTCGCCGGCACCGACGCGGCGATCGTCGCGCAGGTGGCGTCGGCCACGCTGCACCTCGAGCACCTCGGCGACGCCCGCGGCGCGCTGGCCGGCTACAAGCGCGCGCTCGCGGCGCAGCCCGGCGGCGCGCTCGGCGAGGAGGCCCGCTGGGGCATCGCCGAGGCCACGCGCGCGCTCGGCGACCACGCCGCCGAGGCGACCGCGCTGCGGGTGTTCCTGGCCGCGCACCCCGACGCGGCGCTGGCGCCAGCCGCGCGCCGCCGCCTGGGCGAGCTATCGTCGACGCCATGAGCGGCCGCGTCCCCGCGCTGGTCACGCTGGTCACGCTGGGCGCGCTCGGCGGCGGCGTCGGCGCCGGCGCGTGCGTGGCCCGCGACACCGTGGCCGAGGGCGACGGGCTCGACGACCGCGACGCCTTCTGCGCCGGCACCGGCCCGCCGATCCTGATCGACGCCACCTGCACCGGCGACGTCGCGGCCGCGGCGTTCCGGGCCGCGGTGTGCGCGTGCGGCGATCTCGCGCTGGCGGCCGCGGTCACGCTCGACGGCTTCGACTCGCGCACCGGGCCGTGGACCCCGGGCGGCACCGGCGGCGACCTCGGCGCGAACCAGGGCGTCGGCACCAACGCGGCCTTGACCGTCAGCGGCAGCGTGATCGTCGCCGGCGCGGCCGGGCTGGCCGCGGGCCCGCGCGCCGACGTGGCCGGCGACCTGGCCGTGGCCGGCGCGCTCGGGCGCACCTCGTCGACGATCACGGTCGGCGGCGCCGCGCGGGTCGGCGGCGACGTCGCGGTGGCCGCGCTGA from Myxococcales bacterium harbors:
- a CDS encoding RNA polymerase sigma factor, yielding MRATTIPELAMTAVDARVAAAVAGDRRALESLVTELLPRIRNLVRYLVRGDVDADDLAQEAMVAIVRGLPSHRGDGAFTAWADRVAVRATFTGLRKARRARAQLDDGADLTSVPHPDGPPDAYAQRRAAVRLLDELPDDQRHVLVLHHVVGLSVPDIASELSLPFETVRSRLRLGMARLRALHDPPAVGGRP